The Cyclobacteriaceae bacterium DNA segment AGGTTAACGGGTTTTGTCCAACTTGTCCATGAATCGCCAATCCGCTTGCTCATAAAAATATCCAAACCGCCATAACCCGGATGTCCCTCAGATGCAAAATATAAGGTTCTTCCATCTGCAGCCAAAAAAGGCGAGGCTTCATTGCCGCTGGTGTTAATGGTTGGGCCCAGGTTTATTGGGTCACTCCATTGCCCGTTACCTTGCTTTACCGAAACAAAAAGATCTTTCTCATCCCGGCCTTCATTATAAAAAAGACTTTTTTTGTTTTTCGCTGCAAACAACATGGTCTTTCCATCGGCAGCAAGTGAGGCTTCAAAGTAGGTGTGTTCATTTTCATACCGAATACCCAACATTCCCGCACTTCGCCACCCGGCAGCGGTTCGTTCAAAAATTTCAAAATCGTTGTTGGTAGCTAACAGCATACTGTTATTGTCCTGACCAATGGACGCTATGTTGTTTACACTGGTTGTATTAACTGGCGAATTCATGTTTTTGCTTTTCGACCAGGTAATACCATCCGTAGTTGTACTATACCACACATCGGAAGCATCTTCTACACCACCCAGGTTTTCTGGTGCATGCTTGCGGGCAAAGAAAATCGATTTTCCATCCACCGAAATTTTTGGTGTTACTTCATCATAGGCAGAATTAACACCATCACCCAGGTTTATTTTTTTAATGCCTTTTGCAAAATCAGCCGGAAGATTAACATGCACATCGCTTCGCAATGAAAAATCATCGATCAATAAACGCATGTTGGTGTAGGCAACAAATCCTATTGCATGACTATACCAGGGAAGCTTTGGTATTGAAAACTCTTCTTTACCATTTACGAAAAATTTCATGATACCTTTGCGCTGCTCCACCCTAAGTTTGTTGGGCAACCCCAATGATTTTATACCATCAACTTGTTTCCACTCCTTTGCATCCTTACGACTTTCATCGGATGAATACACTTTAGCATAACCATTCGTTGATACCACAAAATTATTGATCTTCTTCGTGGTGGCGTCATAGCCCCAGATAAACCCAAAACCATTATCGGTGCTACCTTCCGTTTGTGTGAATGTGGCTTCAAATGAAAAATCTTTCGATTCATCCAGAAAAGGAAAGATGTAAGTCATCCACCCACCTTCAGGTGCCACGATTTCATAGTACCCATTCTTTACCCGAATGCTGTGTTTATCATCAGCTTCTTCGTACCAACCCAGGTGATTGTCCTTAAAATCTTCATGCACCAGCTCGGTCAATTGACCCGAAGCCCATGAAGAAGTGAACATGAATCCGATAAAAAGAAAATACTTCATAGTGTACTTTATAAAGACCCGGTGCGGCCGCCATCCACCGGAACATTGATGCCATTGATGTATGCTGCTGCGGGCGTGGCCAAGAATGCGACTGCAGCTGCCACCTCATGCGCATCGCCAACACGTCCCGCAGGGATTTCTTTCACCATTTCGTTCATTACCTCATCAAAAGATTTACCGGTTTTTTCTGCCTTAGTCTGAACAATGGCCTCAAGGCGTCCTGTTAGGGTTGCTCCTGGCAAAACATTATTTACAGTAATACCAAATGGTGCCAATTCTACCGAAAGTGTTTTTGCCCAGTTGGCTACCGCCCCGCGAATGGTATTGCTTACCCCCAATCCCTTCAAGGGAATTTTTACCGAAGTTGAAATGATGTTGATAATACGGCCGTACTTTTCTTCTTTCATGCCTGGCACCACAGCCTGCACCAGCAGCTGGTTGCAAATGAGGTGGGCGGTAAAGGCTTTGATAAATTCTTCTTCCTTCGCATCGATCGCCAAGCCACCGGGAGGCCCTCCCGTATTGTTCACCAGAATATGAACCTTATTCGACTGAACATGCCTGGTGATAACCTGCTTAACATTCTCAGCATCTGAAAAATCTGCTACCAAGTAACCGTGCTTTTGTGATCCCGAAACCGGTAACTCTGTCATGGTTTGCTTCAACTTCGCTTCATTCCTGGCCATCAGTGTAACCGAAGCGCCAAGCGCAGCCAATTCCATGGCCGAAGCCTTTCCAATACCTTGTGTACTGCCACAAACTACTGCATACTTTCCGGTTAAATCGAGATTCATACGGGCTGAGAAAAGAAGTTTAAAACTACCTTGAATTGTTCTTAAATTAGCAATTCTTGATTTGATCACCGACTAATTTTTAAAAATATGCCTATTCGCAGACCGTTTAACCTGAACCAATGGATTACCGAAAATCGTGACTTGTTAAAGCCCCCCGTAGGCAATAAAAACTTGTATGCCGATGCGGGCGACTATATCGTAATGATTGTAGGCGGGCCAAATGCCCGTAAAGACTATCACTTCAACGAAACGGAAGAACTGTTTTACCAGCTTGAGGGCGATATCAATGTGCGCATTCAGGAAGACGGTAAACCGGTGGATATTCCCATTAAACAAGGTGAAATGTTTCTACTTCCGGCACGTGTACCCCATCGCCCTGAACGACCGGCCAATTCGGTTGGACTGGTGATTGAATGTAAGCGTCCGGAAGAAAATATATTGGACGGCCTGCAGTGGTACTGCGAGAAATGTAACAACAAATTGCACGAATACCGTTTTCATCTCGACAATATTGAGAAAGATTTTCTTCCTCGCTTTCGCGAATTTTATGGATCGGAAGAATTACGGACGTGCAAAAAATGTGGCGCGGTGATGGAAGCTGATCCACGATTTGTGTGAGGGGAAATTTATTATCTTGTACTGCTAAACGTGTGAAGATTTATGGAAGCGCTGAAAGTAAGAATAAAGTCATCCAGTAAGAAAAAATACAAAATCAAAGGGAAGGAAATTGATTTCGAGTTACTGGAGGCTAAAGTAAGGACTGTTTTATTTCAAGAACAATTTGATCGCACAGCTCAGGCAGCTAAAAGCTCAGGTCTTTCCAAAATATCTAAAAAAGAAATTGATACAATCATTAATGAGGTAAGAAAGGGTGCATAGACTTGTTGTTGATACAAATGTAATTATCTCCTCATTTTTAAGTGCAGGCCATCCCCGCAATATCATCAGAGAATTAATTATTCCGACTAAGGCTATACTTCTAATTTCTATTGAAGTTAAAACCGAATACCGACAGGTAATTGGATACAAAAAATTCGAAAAGTATCCACTCTTTCAGGAGGAGTCAAAAATTACTATGGAAAACATTTTATCACTGGCAGAACAAACAGCTATCAAGCATCAATTTGACCTACTACCCGACTATGATGACAATAAATTTCTTGACCTGGCCTACGCAGGTAAAGCTGATTTTCTTATAACAGGAAACACCAGGCATTTTCCTATAAAGAAATTCTATAATACTACTATTATTTCACCTCAAAAATATTGGAATACGTATTGGTCATGAATTTTATAAACTCCCTATCCTTTGCGCGTCAGCTTGATCGTACCGATCCATTAAAAAAATACCGGTATGAGTTTCTTCTTCCAAAAGTGAATAAAAAACCAGCCATCTACTTCACCGGAAATTCATTAGGGCTTCAACCCAAGTCCACCAAAAAATTTATTAACGAAGAGCTTCTAGATTGGGCAAGACTCGGTGTTGAAGGGCATGTGCATGCTCACAGGCCCTGGTTATACTATCATAAGTTTACCAAAAAAGCATTGGCACAAGTGGTTGGGGCCAAACCACTGGAAGTAGTGGCCATGAACCAACTTACCGTCAACCTTCATTTGATGATGGTCTCGTTCTATCGACCAACAAAAGACCGCTTTAAGATTATTACAGAAGCAGGTGCGTTTTCATCCGATCAATATGCGTTTGAATCACAACTGAAATGGCACAGTCAAAATCCCGATGAGGCACTGATTGAACTGAAGCCACGCACAGGCGAACACACGTTGCGCACCGAAGATATTGTACACGCGATTGAAACACATGCCGCTCAACTGGCGCTTGTCATTTTTGGTGGTGTTCAATATTACACGGGCCAGTTTTTCAACATCAAAAAAATTACAGAAGCTGCACATAAAGCCGGTGCATATGCAGGCTTTGACCTGGCACATGCGGTAGGCAATGTACCGTTAAACCTGCATCGTGATGGAGCAGACTTTGCCGTATGGTGCAGTTACAAATATTTGAACTCAGGCCCGGGTGGTGTGGCCGGTGCTTTCGTACACGAACGCCATGCTAAAAATTTTCAACTACCTCGATTCGCTGGCTGGTGGGGCCATAATGAAGCAGAACGCTTTCAAATGAAAAAAGGATTTGTTCCCATGCCAGGCGTGGATGGCTGGCAACTCTCTAACTTTCCCATTTTGCAAGGGGCAGCACATTTGGCTTCGTTGGAAATTTTTCAACAAGCAGGTATCAAAAATCTGCGTAAGAAAAGCGTGGCCCTGACCGGTTATCTTGAGTTCTTGCTGAAAGAAATCGATCCGCGTGAAACAATGTTTACAATTTTAACCCCAAAAAATGTTGACGAGCGGGGTTGTCAGCTTTCCATCTTCATGAAAAAAAATGGAAAGAAGGTGTTCGATGTGCTGACCAAAGCTGGAGTAATTGCCGATTGGCGTGAACCCAACGTAATTCGTGTTGCACCTGTGCCGCTTTACAATACATTTGAAGAGGTTTTTCGCTTTGCTGAAATTTTTAAGAAAGCAATCCATCGTTAACCTGATAATTATCAGTCTTTTTATTGTGTTGAAAATCTATATTCCGCTGTGATTCAGTTGCCATGAAAGAAACCAAACACATCGCCATTGTAGGAGCCGGACTGGTTGGCTCCCTGCTATCCATCTATCTGGCCAAGCGCGGATATAAGGTTTCGGTTTATGAACGCAGGTTGGATATGCGTAAACACCTGATTGAAGGCGGCCGATCCATCAACCTGGCGTTGAGTAACAGGGGAATACGTGCATTGGAGCAGGTGGGTTTGGCCGAAGTGTTGAAGCAAAATGCCATACCCATGCATGGGCGAATGATTCACGATGAACAGGGTAAACTCAATTTATTGCCCTATGGTAAAGCAGGGCAGTTTATTAATTCGGTTTCGCGGGGCGGGTTGAATATGGCGCTCATGACCGAAGCTGAAAAACACGGTGTTGAATTCTTTTTCGAGCACAGATGCCTTCAGGTTGATTTCGGCAAAACAGAGCTTACCCTGCAAGAATACGAAGCTGTAAAACGCAAAACATTTGATGTGATCATCGGTTCTGATGGAGCCTTCTCTGCCGTTCGTGGGGCTATGCAAATCACCGATCGGTTTGAATATCAACAAACCTATATTGAGCACGGCTACAAAGAATTACGCATTCCCGCTGGTGATGATGGAAATTTTTTAATGGAACCGAACGCCTTGCACATCTGGCCACGCGACAGTTTCATGTTGATTGCTTTACCCAATCCAGATAAAACCTTTACATGCACGCTGTTCCTCCCTTTTGAAGGACGCAATTCTTTCGAAGCGCTTGATTCACCTGAAAACATTGAGCATTTCTTTAAAAAATATTTCTCCGATGCGCATGCGATGATGCCAACGCTTCAGGAAGATTTTCGCGATAATCCCACAGCTTCCCTGGTAACAATTCGTTGCTATCCATGGGTTCGCAACAAAACGTTATTAATCGGAGATGCCGCTCATGGCATTGTTCCGTTCTATGGACAGGGTATGAATGCTGGCTTTGAGGATTGTCGCGTGTTGAATGATTTACTGGACGAGCATGGTGATAAATGGAAAAAAGTGCTACCTGTATTTCAGGATTTGCGTAAGCCCGATGCCGATGCCATTGCGCAATTGGCACTTGACAATTTTGTAGAAATGCGCGACCTGGTCAATGATGAAGACTTCATCATCCGCAAAAAAATTGAAGCCAAACTGCACGAACGCTATCCGGATAAATGGATTCCCTTATATACAATGGTTACCTTCCGCGATGACCTGCGTTATTCCTACGCGTTGGAAACAGGAAAAAAGCAAAAAGCCATCATGGATGAGGTGATGAGGTCGCCCGGAGTTTTTGTAAACTGGGAATCGGTGAACCTGGAAGCCATTGTGAGTAAACTTTGATCTGCCATCGCTCAGGAAGAAATCATCAATTTATATTCCTCATAGCGATTCAGTATGGCTTTCACATAATTTACCGGCTCTTCGCATTTGCAATAGCCCGCCATAACCACCGGATCGCGGTAATAGGTTGGATCTGATTTTTTCAGCAGGTATGATTCTACGACAATCCACGATGTTGGATCATCACCATGTTTCTCCGCCAACTTACGTGCGTCAATGATGTGGGTTAGTCCGGCATTATACGAAGCCAACACAAACTTTAAACGCTCGTCATCATCCAAAATACTTTTCGACCAATACTTATCGAGATATTTCAAAAAACGCACACCTCCGCGCAAACTTTGTTGCGCATTATTCGGATCGGTAACCCCAAAACGTTTCGCAGTTTCTGGCATTAGTTGCATTAGTCCTTTCGCTCCAGCCCACGATTCACCTGAAGGGTTAAAGCGCGATTCCTGATACACAACAGATGCCAGCAAGCGCCAATCCCACCCCAATTCATCCGCGCCCTCCCGAATCAATTCATCGTAAACAGATATTTTATTCCCACCTAATGAAGAGTAATCACTGGTAAGCCTGATAACGGTTGTACGCGGACTGTTAAAATACCGGTTATAGATTACCATAAAAGTGGCCTGCTTTTTAATTTCGGCTAACCAGCTGTCAATTGCTGATTTCAATTCGGGTGAGCTATGCCGAACAGCCCATGCAATTTGCTGGGGCAGACTAAGAATGGTTTCCACATCCAGGTTATCATAATACGTAGCGTTTACACGGGCAATAATGTTATCGGTTACGGTATACTCAATTTCACCTGTAGCTACGGCACGAATTAAATTTTCAGTTTCAGCATCGGTGCTGTCCTCACGGATTATTATTTCTCCACCTATCTCCTCCGACAAATGCTTCAGGCGCTGTGCAAAACTGGAGTTTGCCATTACATATACTTCTTTTCCGATCAATTGAGTAGGCCGTCTTACCAACTGTTCATTCAATTTACTTCGGGAGAGTTGGCGCCAATTGTCCGGTTTACGCTGAACCAATACCTGGTACGCATCAAACTGCGGACTAGTAAACAACACTTTCTCCGTGCGTCCTTTCGTAATGGTTAGCGGAAAAGCAAGAATATCGCCTTCACCTTTGTTTAGTTGCTCCATCGCCCGCTCTACTCCAGATGTTACGCGAATGCGGAGTTCCACCTCAAGATGTTGCGCCAGTCGTTTGAGTAATTCATACTCAAACCCCATGGAGCGGCCCTTGTAAATAAAATAGCTGAACGAGTTATTGTCGATAAGGGCGGTAATATAGCCGCGCTCCTTGATTCCGTTTAAATCAAGCGAAAAAGGAGGGGATGTGGCTGTTTTATTACCGGAAAAATATTCGCAGGAAGAAGTAAAAACCAGTAAAAACAGAACCAGCGCAGTACGTTGGATCAGCTGCATAGCTGATTGAAAATAGGCATAATGCAGGTAAAAAAAAAGAGGCCCCGAAGGGAGCCTCTCTTCTATTCAAATTCTACGCTACTTCAATCAATTGAAGATATAACGTAAACCAAACTGCATATAGTAGGTTGATGTGATGGAGTTGTTATCCCTGAAGGTAGTAGACACAGGTACACTTCCGTTTGATTGTAATCTAAAGGTTGGAGTAACTGCTCCGCCTGGTGTTACTGCTCCTCCAGTAGACGTGATGTTAGTAGGAACAAGAATATTCGCTGCATTCACTTGTTTAAAAATGCCCCACTTAGGGTTCAACAAATTGCCAATGTTGAAAATATCAAGAGTAAACTGCAATGTATTCTTTCTACCTCCGATATCTGTGAACAAATCTTGTGTTAAGCGGAAATCAAATTGATTTCTCCATGGCATAGTGGCGCCATTTCGCGTTGCATATTCCCCTTTGTGCTTGCTTAAATATTTATCTTGCTCAATATACGCGAAGAAAATGTCGCTTTGCTCCTGAGCAGTTACAACATTTGGATTTCCGGCTGTTCCATAATTATGATCTGTAAACGTAATCTCTGAAGGATCATTTGGAATATAAATCAAATCATTGGTTTGACCATCGCGGTTAAAATCTGAACTGTAGGTGTAAGAGAATCTTCCAGCAACAGAACCTTCATAGAATAATGAAACTGATGTAGCGAGTTTCTTCAAATATTCTTTACGATAAGATACTGATGCGATCACGCGATCCGGTACAACATATCCAGCAGTGCTCAGATCGGGTCTGTTTGCAATACCTGTTGCAATCTGTGTATTCTGCCAAGTGTTAATTAACTGGTCGCCACCTCCATCGTAAAGTACTTTCGCTCCACTTCTTGTATAGGCAACAAAAGCAGAAAATCCTTTGTCAAATTGCTTTTCAATTTTAGCCGATATAGAATAGTAATGTCCTTGATCACCATTGCTCAGTATAATAGGGTTCCATGCACTACCTGCCACTTCACTGGCCTGCCCTCCAGACAATTTGTATTTAAACTTATCAACATTGGCTGTTGGATAAATCAAACGATTATCCGGATATCCCGCAACATTCAATGGTTGTGCATCCGCATCGTTAATGTTTGGATTTACACCAATGGCCGTGTTCAAATCTTTGGTAAAAATTGCTTCCAAGGTTGCTACAATTCCATAAGGCAATTGCTTATCAACGGCTATGCTGGTTTTCCACGCCTGTGGAAATTTAAAGTCGGGGTCTATAGCGCTAAAAGCAGAAGGAATACTTGTTCCAGCGGCTGGAGGGTTAGCGGGAAGATACGCTCGGATATCCGGTGAGAATGGCCCCGGTGTATTGGCCTGACCAGACCAGGTTTGAGTAAACTGAAGCAACCCAGCATCACCTGATTGAGCTACCAACCATACAGTAGGAACACGACCTGTGAAGATACCCGTTCCACCACGAACTTGTAATGAACGGTCTCCTTTTACATCCCAGTTAAAACCAATACGAGGCGATGCCATAACTCTTGTTTTGGGAAGTACTCCAGAATCCATCTTGCGACCACCGTTGAAGTCTAGTGGCTCCACCAATGGATGGGTTTTGATGCCATCAACTTCAGGGAAAGTAGGTAAATCAAAGCGGATACCCGCTGTAACCTTCAATTTGTCATTGATCGCCATCTCATCCTGCGCATATACGGAATACTGGTTATAACCTATGTTCGGGAAGGCCTGTACATAACCAGGAGATAAAGAGTAAGTGATTGCATAATTGATTGGATTTTCACCATTCACAAAATCATCCCATGAATTGAATACGTAATAACCAGTTCCAAAACGTTGGAATCCGTTTTTCGTTTTTTGAAAATCCGCTTGAATGCCTGCAGTTATAGTATGGATACCTGAAGTCAAGGTTGCGTAATCAACAATGGAGTAAGTCTTTACATCACGCAAATTGCCATAGGTGAATAACTCATAACCAAATGAGGTATATGTAGAAAGAGAACCAGAACCATCCAGGATATCAACGAAAGGAAAGACACCACCACCTGAACTACGTGGGTCATTTTGATGGGTATACGTTGCCCGGAATGTGTTAGCTACTTTACCAAACAATGAGTTTGCCTCCACTGCTAATGAATAAAAGTTTGCTTCCTGAAAATAGCCCGCGTTCTTAAAGAATAGGGCAAAATTGCTTTGCCTGTTATGCACAGGGTTCGGAAGGCCAGACTGAGAAACTGATGTGCTCGGGAATGAAGGCCGCTTGCTCTCTACCTGACTGTAACGCACGTTAACACGATGATTCTGGTTAATGTTCCAATCTAATCTGGCCGTAAATTTATTCGAGTTGCTTTCATTGTCATACCCTTGATAAGGGCCTGTTTCATATCCGTAGGTTTCTCTGAGGTATTGTCTAATCTCATCCAAATCACTCGCCAAAGGACGAGATACGTTTGGATTATTCGCGGGGTCAAATGTACCGGGATTGCCAGGGGTTGTGGATGTTGCGGCTACCTGCAATTGACCTGGGCGTGTTTCATTTGTTTGCTCATAATTGAAGAAGAAAAATAGCTTATTCTTAATGATCGGGCCACCGAGTCGAATACCATAAGTTTTAATGCTTAGTGGTGCCCGTGTTAATGGAGCATTGTCACCCACTTCATTCCCTTGATGATTTTGATTTCTCCAGAAGGTATAAGCTGAACCAGAAAATTCATTTGTACCAGAGCGGGTAACGGCATTAATTGAACTGCCAATGAAATTAGCTTGACGGATATCGTAGGGCGTGATGTTTACAGAAATCTCTTCTAATGCATCCAAGGATATAGGTGAACCATTTGCGGGTAGGTTTCCACCAATACCAAAAGTGTTATTAAAATCCGATCCATCAATCGTGAGGTAATTTTGCCGATAGTTACCACCACCAATCGCGCCTTCGCTGTTTGATGAGGCTTGAGGCGTAAAACGAATCATATCATTCATGCTTCGTGAAATGGTAGGCATCGTCATGATTTCACGTGTACTTACACTAGTGATTGCACCATTTCTGTCGCTGTTCATTAGTTTGTCTTGTGTTCCTGTCACAACAACCTCTTCCAGTTGAGTGCCCTCTTCACTAAGAGCTGCACTTAACACATAAGTCTCTCCAAGCTTTAGGTAAATCTGGCCATAAACTTGTTCGCCATAGCCAACAAAGCTAACGCGAACCTTGTACGGCCCACCTACACGCATGTTGGGAATATTAAATCTTCCATCTGCGAGAGACACAGATCCATAAGTTGTCCCCGAAGGTTCATGCGTGGCCACGATATTTGCACCGGGAACGGCATCACCTTTTTGGTCTTTAACCGTACCACTCATCGTTGAGGTGGTAACCCCCTGTGCCAAAGCCCCTGCAAAGGCCACCAGCAAAAGGGTAAAGAGTAGTAAAATTCTCTTCATAAATTATGGTTTTTAGTTGTTTAGTATAAGGCAACAAAAATATCCCGATTTACCGGATATGGGTTTAATTACCCTTTAATTCTTTCCACAAATTTGTTCACAATTAATTAACAACCTGACTTTCACCACTTGTCAAAATATCAGTAAAAGGTTTGCTTAAAAAGGGCTTGTTCGCTCTCTTTAAGGTCATATCCTGAACGCTAAAACACTATGAAAAATCTGCTTTTCCCGCTAACCCTCGTTATCCTTTTCGTGCAATCGGTGGCAGCCCAACCCGACCTGTCGTACTACCTGCCTGATGGCGTAACCTATAATCCGGCAATACCCACCCCAAAATCCATCATCGGGCATGAAGTAGGCGAATGGCACATCAGCCACGACCGACTGGTAAACTACATGTATGCTGTGGCCAATGCCTCCGACCGGATCACCCTTCAGGAAACCGGACGTACGTATGAAACCCGGCCACTGCTTTTGCTAACGGTTACCTCACCAAAAAACCATGCACGGATTGAGGAAATTCGTAAGCAACATGTGCAGCTAACCGACCCCTCGGCTTCGGCCAGCCTGGACACGAAAACAATGCCCAATGTGGTGTACATGGGTTTTAGCATTCACGGGAATGAGGCCAGTGGCAGCAATGCATCGCTCGCGGTAATCTACCACCTGGCTGCAGCGCAAGGGCCTGAAATTGAAAGGCTGCTGGATGAAGTGGTGATTTTGTTCGACCCCAGTTTTAACCCCGATGGCCTGCACCGCTTTTCTAGCTGGGTAAACTCCAGGCGGGGCATGCAAATCTCTGCCGACCCCCATGATCATGAACACAATGAAGCCTGGCCGGGCGGGCGATCAAACCACTACTGGTTCGACCTGAACCGCGACTGGCTGGTGGCACAGCTTCCGGAAAGCCAGGCACGGGCAAAAAGCTTTCACGCCTGGAAACCTACCATTCTCACCGATCATCACGAAATGGGAACGAACGCCACGTTCTTTTTCCAGCCGGGCGTGCCCTCAAGAAACCATCCGCTTACTCCGGAGAAAAACCTCCAGCTAACCCGAAGAATTGGTGAGTTCCATGCCAAAGCACTCGACAAAATCGGTTCCTTGTATTACACGCAGGAAGGCTTCGATGATTTTTACTATGGAAAAGGTTCAACCTTCCCGGATGTGCAGGGTGCCATCGGTATTCTGTTCGAACAAGCCAGCTCACGCGGGCATGCACAGGAAAGTGTTCACGGTGTACTTACATTTCCGTTCACTGTACGCAATCAGTTTACCACAGCCCTTTCCACATTGCAGGCTGCACAAGCCATGCGCGAAGATCTGTTGAATTATCAGCGCGAATTTTTCCGAAATAACATGGCCGAAGCCGCCAAAGATCCGGTGAAGGCATACGTGTTCGGATCAGGACAGGATAAATACAGAAGCCACCACCTGGCCGAAATTATTGCCCGCCACGACATTGATGTGTTCAAGCTAAGCAGCAGCCAAACCCTTAACGGCAAGCGTTACGAGAGCGATGGCAGTTATATTGTTCCGCTCAATCAAAAACAATATCGGCTGATCAAATCGATGTTTGAAAAGCGTACCCGCTTTCAGGATAGTTTGTTTTATGATATCTCGAGCTGGACACTTCCGCTTGCCTTTGCTTTGGATTTTGACGAAGTAAAAACATCGCCCGCTAACCTTCAGGGCGATAAGTTTGACGCCACAAAAAAACCGCTCGGTAAAATTATTGGCGGCAAGAGCGAGTATGCCTATGTGTTTGAAACCTACGGCTACTATGCACCGCGTGCCTTGTATCGTTTGTTAAGCAAAGGTATTCGTGTAAAAGTGGCCAATAATGAATTTCACCACAGCGATGGAAAGAAGTTTGCGCCCGGCTCTATTCTGATACCATTAGGCATTCAGGAAAAAAGTACGGACCTGGTGGAGTACCTCATTAAAGAAATCGCTACCGAAGATGGGATTGATGTGTATGCCTTCAACACCGGGTTAGATTATGCCGGCTCAAGTTTGGGTAGCAATAACTTCTCAACCCTTCGCGAACCGAAAATTGCATTGGTAGTTGGGGATGGAGTAAGCTCGCTTGAAGCCGGTGAAATCTGGCACGTGCTGGACACCCGCTTTCACATACCGGTAAGTCTTGTACAGATGGATAATTTTGATCGCATCAATTACGATAAGTACAACACCATCATCATGGCCAGCGGCTCGTATAATAGTTTGAGTGATGGTGCGAAAGAAAGACTTAAAGTGTGGGTACAAAAAGGTGGCGTTATCGTTGCACAAAAAACTGCACTGAACTGGTTAACCAGCGTTGCACTTGGCAAGTTTGATATGAAGAAGAGCGAATCAAAAGATGAATCGGGCAACCCGAAACCCTATTCCGACATTTCGTTTACTGCTGGGGCGCAATCCATCAGCGGAGCCATCTTTGAAATTCAAGCTGACCTGACACACCCGTTGTTTTACGGATACACGAGTTCACGCATTCCGGTTTTCAAGAGTGGCGCGTTGTTTATGGAGCGTTCAAAAAATGCCTTCGGAAATCCGGCAACCTTCACAGCAAATCCATTAATCAGCGGGTACATTACCCGCGAAAGTTTGGATAAGCTCAAAAATGCATCATTTGTTGGAAGCTCATCAATAGGACAAGGTCGCGTGATTGGCTTCACGGAGAATCTGGCTTTCCGCGCGTTCTGGTTTGGCAGCAATAAAATGCTGATGAATGCGATTTTCTTCGGACATACCATCAGTTCAGGAGCAAGCAGGTAAATTTCTATAGCGCATAACTTTCAAATTGGATCGCGGTCTTTTTAGGTCGCGATCTTTTT contains these protein-coding regions:
- a CDS encoding M14 family metallopeptidase, which codes for MKNLLFPLTLVILFVQSVAAQPDLSYYLPDGVTYNPAIPTPKSIIGHEVGEWHISHDRLVNYMYAVANASDRITLQETGRTYETRPLLLLTVTSPKNHARIEEIRKQHVQLTDPSASASLDTKTMPNVVYMGFSIHGNEASGSNASLAVIYHLAAAQGPEIERLLDEVVILFDPSFNPDGLHRFSSWVNSRRGMQISADPHDHEHNEAWPGGRSNHYWFDLNRDWLVAQLPESQARAKSFHAWKPTILTDHHEMGTNATFFFQPGVPSRNHPLTPEKNLQLTRRIGEFHAKALDKIGSLYYTQEGFDDFYYGKGSTFPDVQGAIGILFEQASSRGHAQESVHGVLTFPFTVRNQFTTALSTLQAAQAMREDLLNYQREFFRNNMAEAAKDPVKAYVFGSGQDKYRSHHLAEIIARHDIDVFKLSSSQTLNGKRYESDGSYIVPLNQKQYRLIKSMFEKRTRFQDSLFYDISSWTLPLAFALDFDEVKTSPANLQGDKFDATKKPLGKIIGGKSEYAYVFETYGYYAPRALYRLLSKGIRVKVANNEFHHSDGKKFAPGSILIPLGIQEKSTDLVEYLIKEIATEDGIDVYAFNTGLDYAGSSLGSNNFSTLREPKIALVVGDGVSSLEAGEIWHVLDTRFHIPVSLVQMDNFDRINYDKYNTIIMASGSYNSLSDGAKERLKVWVQKGGVIVAQKTALNWLTSVALGKFDMKKSESKDESGNPKPYSDISFTAGAQSISGAIFEIQADLTHPLFYGYTSSRIPVFKSGALFMERSKNAFGNPATFTANPLISGYITRESLDKLKNASFVGSSSIGQGRVIGFTENLAFRAFWFGSNKMLMNAIFFGHTISSGASR